The following proteins come from a genomic window of Microbacterium sp. JZ31:
- a CDS encoding zinc-dependent alcohol dehydrogenase: MKAMVYRGPYRVRIEEKDIPAIEHPNDAIVRVTRAAICGSDLHLYHGMMPDTRVGTTFGHEFIGVVEAVGPSVANLQVGDRVMVPFNVYCGSCWFCARGLYSNCHNVNPNATAVGGIYGYSHTCGGYDGGQAEYVRVPFADVGPMVIPEWLDDEDALMLTDALPTGYFGAQLGDITEGDTVVVFGAGPIGLFAAKSSWLMGAGRVIVVDHLENRLAKAREFAHAETFHFGEYDDIVVALKKATDHLGADVAIDAVGAEADGNLTQHITAAKFKLQGGSPIALNWAIDSVRKGGNVSVMGAYGPMFSAVKFGDAMNKGLTLRMNQCPVKRQWPRLLEHIRAGYIKPSEIITHRLPLDDIAEGYHMFSAKLDGCIKPVIVPSAA, from the coding sequence ATGAAGGCGATGGTGTACCGCGGCCCGTATCGGGTGCGCATCGAGGAGAAGGACATCCCGGCGATCGAGCATCCGAACGACGCCATCGTGCGTGTCACGCGGGCCGCGATCTGCGGATCGGATCTGCACCTCTATCACGGCATGATGCCCGACACCCGCGTCGGGACGACGTTCGGTCACGAGTTCATCGGCGTCGTGGAGGCCGTCGGGCCCTCCGTCGCGAACCTGCAGGTCGGCGACCGCGTGATGGTGCCGTTCAACGTGTACTGCGGGTCGTGCTGGTTCTGCGCGCGCGGCCTCTACTCGAACTGTCACAACGTCAACCCCAACGCCACCGCGGTCGGCGGCATCTACGGCTACTCGCACACGTGCGGCGGGTACGACGGGGGCCAGGCCGAGTACGTGCGCGTGCCGTTCGCGGACGTCGGGCCGATGGTCATCCCGGAGTGGCTGGACGACGAGGACGCCCTGATGCTCACGGATGCGCTGCCCACCGGGTACTTCGGCGCGCAGCTCGGCGACATCACGGAGGGCGACACGGTCGTCGTGTTCGGCGCCGGCCCCATCGGGCTGTTCGCCGCGAAGTCGTCGTGGCTCATGGGCGCCGGGCGGGTGATCGTGGTCGACCACCTCGAGAACCGTCTCGCGAAGGCGCGCGAGTTCGCGCACGCGGAGACCTTCCACTTCGGCGAGTACGACGACATCGTGGTCGCCCTGAAGAAGGCGACGGATCATCTCGGCGCGGACGTCGCGATCGACGCCGTCGGCGCGGAAGCCGACGGCAACCTGACGCAGCACATCACGGCGGCCAAGTTCAAGCTGCAGGGCGGCTCGCCGATCGCGCTGAACTGGGCGATCGACTCGGTGCGCAAGGGCGGCAACGTCTCGGTCATGGGCGCCTACGGCCCGATGTTCTCGGCCGTGAAGTTCGGCGACGCGATGAACAAGGGCCTGACGCTGCGGATGAACCAGTGCCCGGTCAAGCGTCAGTGGCCTCGCCTGCTCGAGCACATCCGCGCCGGGTACATCAAGCCCAGCGAGATCATCACCCACAGGCTGCCGCTCGACGACATCGCCGAGGGATACCACATGTTCTCGGCCAAGCTCGACGGCTGCATCAAGCCCGTCATCGTGCCGAGCGCGGCCTGA